In Mobula hypostoma chromosome 11, sMobHyp1.1, whole genome shotgun sequence, the following are encoded in one genomic region:
- the LOC134353752 gene encoding uncharacterized protein LOC134353752: MATRMGSSIRARSRKRTLGGKGEAREKGHYRQWIPEYREKDAVMHSATLKTEPLIMEWTPEREKAFHDLKVTIEKSIPIVLDHPCTVIVPHAVLLLLNSAATQHFTTARRASYEVILLSRSNCTYRRSLAINPATFVPLPSAQQDGDDHDCLLAMKATTTPPPDLRSKPIDNTDLILFTDGSLHRPRDDLLLAGYAIVTPHEIVEAYVLTIGTSAQEAELYAITRACFNFGLRKSCQCLPDSRYVFGIAHDYGQLWKKRGFITLSGKAIKHTSFVLNLLEVIQLPQTLVIIKCEAHTSAKNEVSKGNRFADMVANQVALQQEPVLQTPRAESGGKECMDVQQLQEAQNLASQQEKCAWSKSACYQNTGLWRHPDGLVMCPHSFFCPWLAWHMARLTRGKEGCSMPSFNNGTPQG, encoded by the exons ATGGCGACAAGGATGGGATCCTCAATAAGAGCAAGATCCAGAAAAAGAACCCTAGGCGGAAAAGGAGAAGCAAGAGAGAAAG GGCACTATCGACAGTGGATTCCCGAATACCGGGAGAAGGATGCAGTAATGCATTCTGCTACATTGAAAACGGAGCCCCTCATCATGGAATGGACACCCGAAAGGGAGAAAGCCTTCCATGACCTAAAGGTAACGATAGAAAAATCTATTCCTATTGTATTGGATCACCCGTGTACTGTGATAGTACCCCATGCCGTATTGCTTCTGTTGAATTCAGCTGCTACTCAGCATTTTACCACGGCCAGAAGGGCAAGTTATGAGGTGATTCTTCTCTCTCGATCCAACTGTACGTACAGAAGATCTCTGGCTATTAATCCAGCTACTTTTGTTCCATTACCATCTGCACAGCAGGATGGGGATGACCATGACTGTCTGCTAGCAATGAAAGCCACTACTACTCCCCCACCAGATCTGAGAAGCAAACCTATTGATAACACTGATTTAATTCTTTTCACAGATGGCTCTTTGCACCGCCCAAGAGATGATCTGTTGCTGGCAGGGTATGCTATAGTAACTCCCCATGAGATAGTAGAAGCTTATGTCTTGACAATAGGAACATCAGCGCAGGAGGCAGAACTCTATGCCATTACCCGAGCTTGCTTCAATTTTGGCCTAAGGAAAAGCTGCCAATGTTTACCCGACTCACGTTATGTCTTTGGGATAGCACATGACTATGGGCAATTGTGGAAAAAAAGAGGATTTATCACCTTATCAGGGAAAGCGATTAAACACACCTCCTTCGTACTGAACCTTTTAGAAGTTATACAGTTGCCACAGACTTTAGTAATAATTAAGTGCGAGGCACACACCTCAGCCAAGAATGAGGTCTCCAAGGGAAATCGGTTTGCAGACATGGTAGCAAATCAGGTAGCCCTTCAGCAAGAACCTGTGCTACAGACCCCTCGGGCTGAATCGGGAGGGAAGGAGTGTATGGACGTCCAGCAGTTACAGGAAGCCCAAAATCTTGCCTCACAGCAAGAGAAATGTGCCTGGAGCAAATCTGCATGTTACCAGAATACTGGGCTATGGCGTCACCCAGACGGCCTAGTAATGTGCCCGCATAGTTTTTTTTGCCCGTGGCTCGCCTGGCACATGGCCAGGCTCACAAGGGGAAAGGAGGGATGCAGCATGCCATCATTCAACAATGGTACGCCCCAGGGATAA